Proteins encoded together in one Fibrobacter succinogenes window:
- a CDS encoding aspartyl protease family protein — protein MADCLRNEVGVKDPASLNDKKFIALWDTGATNCVITKNVALSLGLVPIGQTETLGVNGSAIVQVYIIEITLPNGIKILRQVTEGISSGTWDVLIGMDVITMGDFCVSNFNGVTTFSFRVPSEGKTDYVQIDLAKQSTTA, from the coding sequence ATCGCAGACTGCCTTAGAAATGAAGTCGGAGTAAAAGATCCTGCATCCCTAAACGATAAAAAATTCATAGCATTGTGGGACACCGGAGCTACAAATTGTGTTATCACAAAAAATGTCGCACTTAGTCTTGGTCTTGTCCCCATCGGCCAAACAGAGACTCTTGGAGTCAATGGATCTGCAATTGTTCAAGTATATATTATTGAAATAACGCTCCCAAACGGAATAAAAATTTTACGGCAAGTCACAGAAGGTATTTCTAGCGGAACATGGGATGTTCTTATTGGCATGGATGTAATTACAATGGGTGATTTTTGCGTTTCAAACTTCAACGGAGTAACAACATTCTCTTTCAGAGTCCCTTCCGAAGGTAAAACGGATTACGTTCAAATTGATTTGGCTAAACAAAGTACAACAGCATAA
- a CDS encoding TatD family hydrolase, translated as MFDFHIHLARLPHPKQLTQQLCNENYDFIAVACEPWEWEEVAQLKKEFSTEIKPFKAAYGIHPMLAWQANDKMFAELRDYLEKDKIAMVGEAGIDKRYPGYEDGTQDRIFLAQAELALELKRDLQIHCVGDYMRVLKLLTEAGFPQDVSQSLDAGHLHVLSRLQEAPRPIFHRFGGDTNFVKKSLPFGALYSLHEESFRKKSTAAAIPHIPQERVFFETDADESFLDPKELVDSLENRLESVRLAYAKCRE; from the coding sequence ATGTTCGACTTTCATATTCATTTGGCACGATTACCCCATCCAAAGCAACTGACGCAGCAGCTTTGCAATGAAAACTATGACTTTATTGCAGTCGCCTGCGAACCATGGGAATGGGAAGAGGTCGCTCAGCTCAAAAAAGAATTTTCAACAGAAATCAAGCCTTTTAAGGCTGCTTACGGCATCCATCCGATGCTTGCATGGCAGGCAAACGACAAAATGTTTGCGGAATTGCGCGACTATTTGGAAAAAGATAAGATCGCCATGGTCGGCGAAGCGGGGATCGATAAGAGGTATCCAGGCTATGAAGACGGAACCCAAGACCGAATTTTCTTAGCACAAGCCGAACTCGCCCTGGAACTCAAACGAGATTTGCAAATCCATTGCGTTGGGGATTACATGCGGGTGTTAAAGCTTCTGACAGAAGCTGGCTTTCCGCAAGATGTTTCACAAAGTCTAGATGCAGGACATTTGCACGTCTTGTCACGACTTCAAGAAGCTCCGCGCCCAATTTTCCACAGATTCGGCGGTGATACAAATTTCGTAAAAAAATCGCTCCCCTTCGGAGCGCTCTATTCACTACACGAAGAAAGTTTCCGCAAAAAATCGACTGCGGCAGCCATCCCGCATATACCGCAAGAACGCGTGTTCTTTGAAACCGATGCTGATGAATCTTTTTTGGATCCCAAAGAACTCGTTGACTCTCTCGAAAACCGTCTGGAATCAGTTCGGCTCGCCTACGCCAAGTGCCGTGAGTAA
- the mfd gene encoding transcription-repair coupling factor, producing MLTISEFLQENSFPAISLFENADNEAIHVNGASVPLASMMVANRFLKSPQNILVIAKDYRSAEVWVENLESMVGEEFVRFFPSLGLKPYEIKVPFEGVLEERLKFFRDVSHTEKPFVVVCPLDAFLMKLPEPGEIMRQVHTLRVGDQLEPSSLRPWFLDHGFTEQPMVSGVGEFSIRGCIVDVNCLLYPHPIRIEFYGDEIESIRAFDIFSQRSLEQMTHIEFFPMGEFTVPESVMAGEECSAESLWWHRPHHQRLVASLLDYMPRASLVFEELSLLSETASKMYGAFRGAYDEARVTDPGMAPPNELWFKIGELSRLFVGRASLDMTRVKVDDGNWHEMHMRPQDFTSNGTDAVAKEIEEFYDKGGRVYVMAQTLGGVNRLREIFDGLPVEDYFIGNLSEGFWLEDDNVAFLTESRILNRHANKARKHKIAGSVTNALMVESLNRGDLVAHEDHGIGRYLGLVRVEVNGGMVDCALLEYDGGDRLKFPVSDLQKIERLDRSDDVETKLDRLGSKTWENIKKRVKEKVIKIARDLVELYAKRELVEGFGFPPDGNMQKEFEESFEYDPTPDQLRATADIKRDMESRRPMDRLICGDVGFGKTEVAMRAAFKCIASNKQVAILVPTTILAAQHYENFCERFAAYPVNIALMNRYKSAKEKKEIFKEIAAGTVNIVIGTHALLSNKSEFKDLGLLIIDEEQKFGVKQKEKLRQLRLAVDTLSMSATPIPRSLHLSMTGVRDISLINTPPINRLPVETKLMQRDDEVLKNAILDELARGGQVFVVNDRVQTITKLAEDIEAMAPDAKVAVAHGQMEDHELERVMDAFLSRKFDILVSTSIIESGLDVPNANTIIIMNAHHFGISQLYQMRGRVGRSSVLAKAFLVIPQRGEISQESMRRLKALEQFTDLGSGYQLAMRDLEIRGAGNLLGQEQHGFIAEVGFETYVRLVREAVEMLRGGALEKPIQPRVEIGVDAYLPEDYVEDGLTRISLYQRIARITSQADVQNIESELQDRFGPVPTPAKMLLLVTELGLLAGRLRIQGLALRKGVIVATFAETPSPDPRVLGEISSLCTCGMRYLGMSPLQAVFEVGRGTPVEMAKKTLEVFRAFANIQVQAATIRSADPLLTALGVGEPN from the coding sequence ATGCTTACCATTTCGGAATTCCTTCAAGAAAATTCGTTCCCTGCGATTTCGCTTTTTGAAAATGCTGATAACGAGGCCATTCACGTCAATGGCGCATCGGTTCCGCTTGCCTCGATGATGGTTGCAAACCGATTCTTGAAAAGCCCGCAGAACATTCTGGTGATTGCGAAAGATTACCGCAGTGCCGAAGTTTGGGTCGAGAATCTCGAAAGCATGGTGGGCGAGGAGTTTGTTCGCTTTTTCCCGTCGCTCGGCTTGAAACCTTACGAAATCAAGGTGCCGTTCGAGGGCGTGCTTGAAGAACGTCTGAAGTTCTTCCGCGATGTTTCGCATACAGAAAAGCCATTTGTCGTCGTTTGTCCGCTTGATGCCTTCTTGATGAAACTCCCGGAGCCGGGCGAAATCATGCGCCAGGTGCATACGCTTCGCGTTGGTGATCAGCTGGAGCCTTCGTCTTTGCGCCCGTGGTTCCTTGATCATGGCTTTACGGAACAACCGATGGTGAGCGGCGTGGGCGAGTTTTCGATTCGTGGTTGCATTGTCGATGTGAACTGCTTGCTTTATCCGCATCCGATTCGTATTGAATTTTACGGCGACGAGATTGAATCCATCCGTGCGTTTGATATTTTCTCGCAGCGTTCGTTGGAGCAGATGACGCATATCGAGTTTTTCCCGATGGGTGAATTTACGGTGCCGGAATCGGTGATGGCGGGTGAGGAATGTTCTGCAGAATCGCTTTGGTGGCATCGTCCGCATCACCAGCGTTTGGTGGCAAGTCTCTTGGATTACATGCCGCGTGCATCGCTTGTCTTTGAAGAACTTTCGTTGCTTTCGGAAACTGCTTCGAAGATGTATGGCGCATTCCGCGGTGCTTACGACGAAGCCCGTGTGACGGATCCGGGAATGGCTCCGCCGAACGAACTGTGGTTCAAAATAGGTGAACTTTCGCGTTTGTTCGTAGGTCGTGCGTCGCTCGATATGACGCGTGTCAAAGTCGATGATGGCAACTGGCATGAAATGCACATGCGTCCGCAAGACTTTACGTCGAATGGTACGGACGCGGTTGCCAAAGAAATTGAAGAATTTTATGATAAGGGCGGCCGCGTTTATGTGATGGCGCAGACGCTTGGCGGCGTGAACCGCTTGCGTGAAATTTTTGATGGCTTGCCGGTCGAAGATTATTTTATCGGAAACTTGAGCGAAGGCTTTTGGCTCGAAGACGATAATGTCGCATTCCTCACGGAATCAAGAATTTTAAACCGCCATGCGAACAAGGCTCGTAAGCACAAGATTGCGGGCTCGGTGACGAATGCGTTGATGGTGGAATCGCTCAATCGCGGTGACCTCGTGGCGCACGAAGACCACGGCATTGGCCGCTACTTGGGCCTTGTCCGTGTGGAAGTGAATGGCGGTATGGTCGACTGCGCGTTGCTGGAATACGATGGCGGCGACCGTTTGAAGTTCCCGGTGTCGGACTTGCAAAAGATTGAACGCCTCGACCGTTCGGACGATGTGGAAACGAAGCTCGACCGCCTCGGCAGCAAAACTTGGGAAAACATCAAGAAGCGCGTCAAGGAAAAGGTCATCAAGATTGCGCGTGACCTTGTGGAACTTTATGCGAAACGCGAACTCGTCGAAGGTTTCGGTTTCCCGCCCGATGGCAACATGCAAAAAGAATTCGAGGAATCCTTCGAATACGATCCGACTCCGGACCAGTTGCGCGCTACTGCCGACATCAAACGCGATATGGAAAGCCGTCGCCCGATGGACCGCCTCATTTGTGGTGACGTGGGTTTTGGAAAGACGGAAGTTGCCATGCGTGCGGCGTTCAAGTGCATTGCCTCCAACAAGCAGGTGGCTATTCTCGTGCCGACGACGATTCTTGCGGCGCAACATTACGAAAACTTCTGCGAGCGCTTTGCTGCTTACCCGGTCAACATCGCCTTGATGAACCGCTACAAGAGCGCGAAGGAAAAGAAGGAAATTTTCAAGGAAATCGCTGCCGGCACGGTGAACATCGTTATCGGAACGCATGCGCTTTTGTCAAACAAGAGTGAATTCAAAGACCTCGGACTTTTGATTATTGATGAAGAGCAAAAGTTCGGCGTGAAGCAAAAAGAAAAACTCCGCCAGCTCCGCCTTGCTGTTGATACGCTCAGCATGAGTGCCACGCCTATTCCGCGTTCGCTGCACTTGAGCATGACGGGCGTTCGCGATATTTCGCTCATCAATACGCCGCCCATCAATCGCTTGCCGGTCGAAACCAAGCTGATGCAGCGCGATGACGAAGTCTTGAAAAATGCAATTCTTGATGAACTCGCTCGTGGCGGCCAGGTGTTCGTGGTGAATGACCGCGTGCAAACGATTACAAAGCTCGCCGAAGATATTGAAGCGATGGCTCCTGATGCGAAAGTTGCTGTGGCGCATGGGCAGATGGAAGACCATGAGCTTGAACGCGTGATGGATGCTTTCCTTTCTCGCAAATTCGATATTCTCGTGAGTACAAGCATTATTGAATCTGGCTTGGATGTGCCGAACGCGAACACGATTATCATCATGAATGCGCACCACTTTGGCATTAGCCAGCTTTACCAGATGCGTGGCCGTGTGGGTCGCAGTAGCGTTTTGGCAAAGGCGTTTCTCGTTATTCCGCAGCGTGGCGAAATCTCGCAGGAATCTATGCGCCGTCTCAAGGCTTTGGAGCAGTTTACCGACCTCGGCAGTGGCTACCAGCTTGCCATGCGCGACCTTGAAATTCGCGGTGCAGGGAACCTGCTCGGTCAGGAACAACATGGTTTTATTGCCGAAGTCGGCTTTGAAACGTATGTGCGTTTGGTGCGTGAAGCGGTGGAAATGCTCCGCGGTGGCGCTCTTGAAAAGCCGATACAACCCCGTGTGGAAATCGGTGTGGATGCTTACCTCCCCGAAGATTACGTGGAAGATGGCCTTACGAGAATCTCGCTGTATCAGCGCATTGCACGTATCACATCGCAGGCGGATGTGCAGAACATCGAAAGCGAACTGCAGGACCGCTTTGGCCCTGTGCCCACACCCGCGAAGATGCTTTTGCTCGTGACCGAACTGGGTCTATTGGCGGGCCGTTTGCGTATCCAGGGGCTAGCGCTCCGCAAGGGCGTTATTGTGGCGACATTTGCAGAAACGCCGTCGCCAGATCCGCGCGTGCTTGGCGAAATCAGCAGCCTTTGCACTTGTGGCATGCGTTACTTGGGTATGTCGCCGTTGCAGGCCGTATTCGAAGTCGGCCGCGGGACTCCCGTGGAAATGGCAAAAAAGACGCTCGAAGTGTTCCGAGCGTTCGCCAATATTCAAGTTCAGGCGGCGACTATACGGTCCGCAGACCCGTTACTCACGGCACTTGGCGTAGGCGAGCCGAACTGA